A portion of the Microbacterium hominis genome contains these proteins:
- a CDS encoding RluA family pseudouridine synthase produces the protein MESRTLPVPDGLDGTRVDAALAKMLGFSRTFAAEVAEAGGVVMDGRTLAKADKLRGGSWLEVSWAPKEEPRVIPVAVPDLGIAYDDDDIVVVDKPSGVAAHPSLGWEGPTVLGALAAGGYRIATTGAAERQGVVHRLDVGTSGLMVVAKTERAYTALKRAFKEREVDKIYHAVVQGHPDPLAGTIDAPIGRHPHHSWKFAVTPDGKDSITHYETLEAFPGASLLEIHLETGRTHQIRVHMAAHRHPCVGDPLYGADPTLSARLGLTRQWLHAHELSFSHPGTGEWVTFTSDYPADLAHALEVLRG, from the coding sequence ATGGAATCTCGGACCCTCCCCGTCCCCGACGGTCTCGACGGCACGCGCGTCGATGCGGCGCTGGCCAAGATGCTCGGCTTCTCACGTACCTTCGCGGCCGAGGTCGCCGAGGCCGGCGGCGTCGTCATGGACGGACGCACGCTCGCGAAGGCAGACAAGCTGCGCGGCGGTTCGTGGCTCGAAGTCTCGTGGGCGCCCAAGGAGGAGCCGCGCGTCATCCCCGTCGCGGTGCCGGACCTCGGCATCGCCTACGACGACGACGACATCGTCGTCGTCGACAAGCCCTCCGGCGTCGCGGCGCATCCGTCGCTGGGCTGGGAGGGCCCGACCGTGCTCGGCGCACTGGCGGCCGGCGGCTACCGCATCGCGACGACCGGCGCCGCCGAGCGCCAGGGCGTGGTGCACCGCCTCGACGTCGGCACGAGCGGGCTGATGGTCGTGGCCAAGACTGAGCGGGCGTACACCGCCCTCAAGAGGGCGTTCAAGGAGCGCGAGGTCGACAAGATCTACCACGCGGTCGTGCAGGGGCACCCCGACCCGCTCGCCGGCACGATCGACGCCCCCATCGGGCGGCACCCCCACCACTCCTGGAAGTTCGCGGTCACCCCCGACGGCAAGGATTCGATCACCCACTACGAGACGCTCGAGGCGTTCCCCGGCGCGTCGCTGCTGGAGATCCACCTCGAGACCGGGCGCACGCACCAGATCCGCGTGCACATGGCCGCCCACCGGCATCCCTGCGTCGGCGATCCCCTGTACGGCGCCGACCCGACGCTGTCGGCCCGGCTGGGGCTCACGCGGCAGTGGCTGCACGCCCACGAGCTGTCGTTCTCGCACCCCGGCACGGGGGAGTGGGTGACGTTCACGTCGGACTACCCGGCCGACCTCGCCCATGCGCTCGAGGTGCTCCGCGGCTGA
- the lspA gene encoding signal peptidase II, whose translation MTGRAPLHRAAAGAIIAVLAVLVLAADQFTKYLAIENLPPEEPVPILGDFLVFLLVRNPGAAFSLGESVTWLFTIALAAVAVVIIWLAATRVRSRLWAVALGLLLGGVLGNLTDRLLREPGFPVGHVVDFINTPWMMPAIYNVADIFIVSMMIGVALLVLVGLHLDGTREVRESSASDAGASADGGETGDAASRD comes from the coding sequence TTGACAGGCCGAGCCCCCCTGCATCGGGCGGCGGCCGGCGCCATCATCGCAGTTCTCGCGGTGCTGGTGCTGGCCGCCGACCAGTTCACGAAGTACCTCGCGATCGAGAACCTCCCGCCCGAGGAGCCCGTTCCGATCCTCGGCGACTTCCTCGTCTTCCTCCTCGTGCGCAACCCCGGCGCCGCATTCTCCCTCGGCGAATCCGTGACCTGGCTGTTCACGATCGCCCTGGCCGCCGTCGCGGTCGTGATCATCTGGCTCGCGGCCACCCGCGTGCGCTCGCGCCTGTGGGCGGTGGCGCTCGGACTGCTCCTCGGCGGAGTGCTCGGCAATCTGACCGACCGCCTCCTCCGTGAGCCGGGGTTCCCCGTGGGGCACGTCGTCGACTTCATCAATACGCCGTGGATGATGCCGGCCATCTACAACGTCGCCGACATCTTCATCGTCTCGATGATGATCGGGGTGGCGCTGCTCGTGCTGGTCGGACTCCACCTCGACGGCACCCGCGAAGTGCGGGAGTCGTCCGCGAGCGACGCGGGCGCCTCGGCCGACGGCGGAGAGACCGGCGACGCCGCGTCGCGCGACTGA
- the hisD gene encoding histidinol dehydrogenase: MLRTIDLRGRVLTPAELLAAVPRADAARAEALSTAAEIVADVAARGEDSLREQAERFDGVSGHALRVPAAHLDEALDALEPGIRTALDEAIARVRDASAAQVPAPATTTLGPGAVVHQRWQPVRRVGLYVPGGKAVYPSSVVMNVVPAQVAGVAQVALASPPQREHGGRVHPVILAAAKLLGVDEVYAMGGAGAIGAFAHGVASLGLDPVDVVTGPGNNFVAAAKRAVAGRVGTDSEAGATEILIVADAHADARLVAVDLISQAEHDEQASAVLVTDSEHLAARVLEEIGPRAASTRHSARVTVALSGEQSAIVLVDDVAQATAFSNAYAPEHLELHLADPRPADFVHAGAIFVGPDAPVSLGDYLAGSNHVLPTGGQARYAAGLSAATFLRPQQVIEYDHAALEQVRDAIVTLAEAEALPAHGEAVTARFTA, translated from the coding sequence ATGCTTCGCACCATCGATCTGCGCGGGCGCGTACTCACCCCCGCCGAGCTGCTGGCGGCCGTCCCTCGTGCGGACGCGGCGCGCGCTGAGGCGCTCTCGACCGCCGCCGAGATCGTCGCCGACGTCGCGGCGCGCGGCGAGGACTCGCTGCGCGAGCAGGCCGAGCGCTTCGACGGGGTCAGCGGCCACGCACTGCGCGTGCCCGCCGCGCATCTGGACGAGGCGCTCGACGCACTCGAGCCCGGCATCCGGACCGCGCTCGACGAGGCGATCGCGCGCGTGCGCGACGCCTCGGCCGCCCAGGTGCCGGCACCCGCCACGACGACCCTCGGGCCGGGCGCGGTCGTGCACCAGCGCTGGCAGCCCGTGCGCCGCGTCGGGCTGTACGTGCCCGGCGGCAAGGCGGTGTACCCCTCGAGCGTGGTCATGAACGTCGTGCCGGCGCAGGTGGCCGGCGTCGCACAGGTCGCGCTCGCCTCGCCGCCGCAGCGCGAGCACGGGGGTCGGGTGCATCCGGTGATCCTGGCGGCGGCGAAGCTGCTGGGCGTCGACGAGGTGTACGCGATGGGCGGCGCCGGCGCGATCGGCGCCTTCGCCCACGGCGTCGCCTCACTCGGACTCGACCCCGTCGATGTCGTGACCGGCCCCGGGAACAACTTCGTCGCCGCGGCCAAGCGCGCCGTGGCGGGGCGCGTCGGGACCGACTCGGAGGCCGGCGCCACCGAGATCCTCATCGTCGCCGACGCCCACGCCGATGCGCGCCTGGTCGCCGTCGACCTCATCAGCCAGGCCGAGCATGACGAACAGGCCTCCGCGGTCCTGGTGACCGATTCGGAGCACCTGGCCGCGCGCGTCCTCGAGGAGATCGGCCCGCGTGCGGCATCCACTCGTCACAGCGCCCGCGTGACCGTGGCGCTCAGCGGGGAGCAGTCGGCGATCGTGCTCGTGGACGACGTCGCCCAGGCGACCGCGTTCAGCAACGCCTACGCGCCCGAGCACCTCGAACTCCATCTGGCAGACCCGCGTCCGGCCGACTTCGTGCACGCCGGAGCGATCTTCGTCGGGCCCGATGCGCCGGTGAGTCTGGGGGACTACCTGGCCGGCAGCAACCACGTGCTGCCCACCGGCGGCCAGGCCCGCTACGCGGCGGGGCTGTCCGCGGCGACCTTCCTGAGGCCGCAGCAGGTGATCGAGTACGACCACGCCGCCCTGGAGCAGGTGCGCGACGCGATCGTGACCCTCGCCGAGGCCGAGGCGCTGCCCGCCCACGGTGAAGCGGTCACCGCCCGCTTCACGGCGTAG
- a CDS encoding cell division protein SepF, whose protein sequence is MSNPLKKTMVYLGLADEEEIYEEPVAAAQPAARTKEKTIEKAAPVTPLHRPAVVRQPAPAAISEILTVHPKQYKDAQVIAENFRDGIPVIINLSQMSDADARRLIDFASGLSLGLYGRIERVTSKVFLLSPENVAVSGEGAVAHADPDAVPFSQP, encoded by the coding sequence ATGTCGAACCCGCTCAAGAAGACCATGGTGTACCTCGGACTCGCCGACGAGGAAGAGATCTACGAAGAGCCCGTGGCCGCGGCCCAGCCCGCCGCACGCACGAAGGAGAAGACCATCGAGAAGGCGGCCCCCGTCACGCCCCTCCATCGCCCGGCGGTCGTGCGCCAGCCTGCGCCCGCGGCCATCAGCGAGATCCTGACCGTCCACCCCAAGCAGTACAAGGACGCCCAGGTCATCGCCGAGAACTTCCGTGACGGCATCCCCGTGATCATCAACCTGTCGCAGATGAGCGACGCCGATGCGCGCCGCCTCATCGACTTCGCCAGCGGGCTCTCGCTCGGCCTTTACGGCCGCATCGAACGTGTCACGAGCAAGGTCTTCCTGCTGTCGCCGGAGAACGTCGCCGTGTCGGGTGAGGGAGCGGTCGCGCATGCCGATCCGGACGCGGTTCCCTTCTCGCAGCCGTAG
- a CDS encoding quinone-dependent dihydroorotate dehydrogenase yields the protein MYPLLFRTVLTRMDPETAHHLGMFVIRVTGLAPFSWAARALTAPDPSLRTRALGLEFASPFGVAAGFDKNVVGVPGLGALGFGHIEVGTITAIPQDGNPRPRLFRLVPDRAVINRMGFNNKGAEAAARRLSRLRRRRRRPVVGVNIGKSRVVDVADATADYVRSATLLAPLADYLVVNVSSPNTPGLRGLQAVETLRPLLEAVRDAAGATPLLVKIAPDLPDEEIDAVATLAVDLGLAGLIATNTTISREGLATDEAVVAAAGDGGLSGAPLKERSLAVLRRVRAVVPDEFCIISAGGVETAEDVLARRAAGADLVQGYTAFLYRGPLWARQINRGLVRHR from the coding sequence ATGTATCCCCTCCTTTTCCGGACCGTGCTCACGCGCATGGATCCCGAGACCGCCCACCACCTCGGCATGTTCGTGATCCGGGTGACCGGCCTCGCGCCCTTCTCCTGGGCGGCCCGCGCACTCACCGCCCCCGATCCGTCGCTGCGCACCCGCGCGCTCGGGCTCGAGTTCGCGAGCCCCTTCGGCGTGGCGGCCGGCTTCGACAAGAACGTCGTCGGTGTTCCGGGCCTGGGCGCACTCGGCTTCGGGCACATCGAGGTGGGCACGATCACGGCGATCCCGCAGGACGGCAACCCGCGTCCGCGCCTGTTCCGCCTCGTGCCCGACCGCGCGGTGATCAATCGCATGGGCTTCAACAACAAGGGCGCCGAGGCGGCCGCGCGGCGACTGAGCAGGCTCCGACGGCGACGTCGGCGGCCGGTCGTCGGGGTGAACATCGGCAAGAGCCGCGTCGTGGACGTGGCCGACGCGACCGCCGACTACGTGCGCAGCGCCACCCTGCTGGCGCCCCTCGCGGACTATCTCGTGGTGAACGTCTCGTCGCCGAACACGCCCGGCCTGCGCGGCCTGCAGGCGGTGGAGACCCTGCGCCCGCTCCTGGAGGCGGTGCGGGATGCCGCGGGGGCGACGCCCCTGCTCGTGAAGATCGCGCCCGACCTGCCCGATGAGGAGATCGACGCGGTCGCCACGCTGGCGGTCGACCTGGGGCTCGCCGGGCTGATCGCCACCAACACGACCATCTCGCGGGAGGGCTTGGCGACCGACGAGGCCGTCGTGGCCGCCGCGGGCGACGGAGGACTGTCGGGTGCGCCGCTCAAGGAGCGGTCCCTCGCGGTGCTGCGCCGCGTGCGCGCGGTGGTTCCCGATGAGTTCTGCATCATCTCAGCCGGGGGAGTGGAGACCGCCGAAGACGTGCTCGCCCGCCGCGCCGCCGGAGCAGACCTCGTGCAGGGATACACCGCGTTCCTCTACCGCGGACCGCTCTGGGCGCGGCAGATCAATCGCGGACTCGTGCGGCATCGCTGA
- the dnaE gene encoding DNA polymerase III subunit alpha, with protein MLDGAAKIGAMTQAAAEYGMPAIAVTDHGNTFAAFEFYNAAKASGVKPIIGLEAYVTPGTHRSDKSRVAWGSPEQKSDDVSGSGAYTHMTMWSQTTEGMHNLFRLSSLSSMEGYYFKPRMDRELLQTYGKGLIATTGCPSGEVQTRLRLGQYDAARAAAAEFQDIFGKENYFAEIMDHGLSIERRVMTDLLRLSKDLDIPLVATNDSHYTHQHEADAHAALLCVQSGSTLDDPNRFKFDGDGYYVKTAQEMRQIFRDHPEACDNTLLIAERCEVEFNTAANYMPRFPVPDGETEDSWLVKEVEAGLHYRYPGGIPDRVRKQAEYETGIILQMGFPGYFLVVADFINWAKDNGIRVGPGRGSGAGSMVAYAMRITDLDPLEHGLIFERFLNPDRVSMPDFDVDFDDRRRGEVIDYVTEKYGSERVAQIVTYGTIKSKQALKDAGRVLGFPFSMGERLTKAMPPAVMGKDMPLSGMFDAQHPRFKEASEFRALIDTDPEAKTVFDRALGLEGLKRQWGVHAAGVIMSSEPLLDIIPIMRREQDGQIVTQFDYPSCETLGLIKMDFLGLRNLTIISDALENIRMNRGEELDLEHLALDDRAAYDLLTRGDTLGVFQLDGGPMRSLLRLMKPDNFEDVSAVIALYRPGPMGANSHINYALRKNGQQDVTPIHPELEEPLREILDISYGLIIYQEQVMAIAQKVAGFSLGQADILRRAMGKKKKSELDKQYEGFAGGMKERGFGEAAIQALWDILLPFSDYAFNKAHSAAYGLVSYWTAYLKAHYPAEYMAALLTSVGDSKDKMAVYLNECRRMGIKVLPPDVGQSIRYFAAVGEDIRFGLGAVRNVGTNVVDGIVAARDQGPYTGFHDFLSKVPAQVANKRTIESLIKAGAFDSLGSTRRALMEIHEDATEQAVLDKRREANGEVGFDFDSLWGDDEPHQAAKVPERPEWTKKDKLAFEREMLGLYVSDHPLAGLEVPLAKHASTSIHDLLVNEDLQDGDQVTVAGLVTSVQHRVAKQSGNPYGMITVEDFDGEVTIMFMGKTYLEFQSMLQADSILVVRGRVSRREDGLNLHAQSAFSPDLGAMDAAGPLVLLVPEHRATEAIVGELAGVLERHRGDTEVTLRLYKGSTAKVFEVPMPVSVSADLYGELKGLLGPQCLG; from the coding sequence ATGCTCGACGGCGCCGCCAAGATCGGCGCGATGACCCAGGCCGCCGCCGAGTACGGCATGCCGGCGATCGCGGTGACCGACCACGGCAACACGTTCGCCGCGTTCGAGTTCTACAACGCCGCCAAGGCGTCCGGCGTGAAGCCGATCATCGGCCTCGAGGCGTACGTCACGCCGGGCACCCACCGCAGCGACAAGTCGCGCGTGGCGTGGGGATCGCCCGAGCAGAAGAGCGACGACGTGTCTGGGTCGGGCGCCTACACCCACATGACGATGTGGAGCCAGACCACCGAGGGCATGCACAACCTCTTCCGGCTGAGCTCGCTGTCGAGCATGGAGGGGTACTACTTCAAGCCCCGCATGGACCGCGAGCTGCTCCAGACCTACGGCAAGGGGCTCATCGCGACGACCGGCTGCCCGTCGGGCGAGGTGCAGACGCGGCTGCGGCTCGGCCAGTACGACGCGGCCCGCGCGGCGGCCGCGGAGTTCCAGGACATCTTCGGCAAGGAGAACTACTTCGCCGAGATCATGGACCACGGCCTGTCGATCGAGCGCCGGGTGATGACCGATCTGCTGCGGCTGTCCAAAGACCTCGACATCCCGCTGGTCGCGACCAACGACTCCCACTACACGCACCAGCACGAGGCCGACGCGCACGCAGCCCTGCTGTGCGTGCAGTCCGGCTCGACGCTCGACGATCCCAACCGGTTCAAGTTCGACGGCGACGGCTATTACGTGAAGACCGCGCAGGAGATGCGCCAGATCTTCCGCGACCATCCCGAGGCGTGCGACAACACTCTCCTGATCGCGGAGCGGTGCGAGGTCGAGTTCAACACCGCCGCCAACTACATGCCGCGCTTCCCGGTGCCCGACGGCGAGACCGAGGACAGCTGGCTCGTCAAGGAGGTCGAGGCGGGCCTCCACTACCGGTACCCGGGTGGCATCCCCGACCGGGTCCGCAAGCAGGCCGAGTACGAGACCGGGATCATCCTGCAGATGGGCTTCCCCGGCTACTTCCTCGTCGTCGCCGACTTCATCAACTGGGCCAAGGACAACGGCATCCGCGTGGGCCCCGGCCGCGGTTCGGGAGCGGGGTCGATGGTCGCCTACGCCATGCGCATCACCGACCTCGACCCGCTCGAGCACGGCCTCATCTTCGAGCGCTTCCTCAACCCCGACCGCGTGTCGATGCCCGACTTCGACGTCGATTTCGACGACCGCCGCCGTGGCGAGGTGATCGACTACGTCACCGAGAAGTACGGCTCCGAGCGCGTCGCGCAGATCGTGACCTACGGCACGATCAAGTCGAAGCAGGCGCTGAAGGACGCCGGGCGCGTGCTCGGCTTCCCCTTCAGCATGGGGGAGCGCCTGACCAAGGCGATGCCGCCGGCGGTCATGGGCAAGGACATGCCGCTGAGCGGCATGTTCGACGCGCAGCATCCGCGCTTCAAGGAGGCCAGCGAGTTCCGGGCCCTCATCGACACCGACCCGGAGGCCAAGACGGTGTTCGACCGGGCGCTCGGGCTCGAAGGGCTCAAGCGCCAGTGGGGCGTGCACGCGGCCGGCGTGATCATGTCGAGCGAGCCGCTGCTGGACATCATCCCGATCATGCGCCGCGAGCAGGACGGCCAGATCGTCACGCAGTTCGACTACCCCTCGTGCGAGACCCTCGGCCTCATCAAGATGGACTTCCTGGGGCTGCGCAACCTCACGATCATCTCCGACGCCCTCGAGAACATCCGCATGAACCGGGGCGAGGAGCTCGACCTGGAGCATCTCGCGCTCGACGACCGCGCGGCCTACGACCTGCTCACCCGCGGCGACACGCTCGGCGTGTTCCAGCTCGACGGCGGGCCGATGCGGTCGCTGCTGCGGCTGATGAAGCCCGACAACTTCGAAGACGTCTCGGCCGTGATCGCGCTGTACCGCCCCGGCCCGATGGGTGCGAACTCGCACATCAACTACGCGCTGCGCAAGAACGGGCAGCAGGACGTCACCCCGATCCATCCCGAGCTCGAGGAGCCGCTGCGCGAGATCCTCGACATCAGCTACGGCCTGATCATCTATCAGGAGCAGGTCATGGCCATCGCCCAGAAGGTCGCGGGATTCTCGCTCGGACAGGCCGACATCCTGCGCCGCGCGATGGGCAAGAAGAAGAAGTCCGAGCTCGACAAGCAGTACGAGGGCTTCGCCGGCGGCATGAAGGAGCGCGGCTTCGGGGAAGCGGCGATCCAGGCTCTGTGGGACATCCTGCTGCCGTTCTCCGATTACGCGTTCAACAAAGCGCACTCGGCCGCGTACGGTCTGGTGTCGTACTGGACCGCCTACCTCAAGGCTCACTATCCCGCCGAGTACATGGCGGCGCTGCTGACCAGCGTCGGCGACTCGAAGGACAAGATGGCGGTGTACCTCAACGAGTGCCGTCGCATGGGCATCAAGGTGCTCCCACCCGATGTCGGTCAGTCCATCCGCTACTTCGCGGCCGTCGGCGAGGACATCCGGTTCGGCCTGGGCGCTGTGCGCAACGTCGGCACGAACGTGGTCGACGGCATCGTGGCCGCCCGCGACCAGGGGCCGTACACGGGGTTCCACGACTTCCTGTCGAAGGTCCCCGCGCAGGTCGCCAACAAGCGCACGATCGAGTCGCTCATCAAGGCCGGCGCGTTCGATTCGCTCGGATCGACACGGCGCGCGCTGATGGAGATCCACGAGGATGCCACCGAGCAGGCCGTGCTCGACAAGCGCCGAGAGGCCAACGGCGAAGTCGGGTTCGACTTCGACTCGCTCTGGGGCGACGACGAGCCGCACCAGGCGGCGAAGGTGCCCGAGCGGCCCGAATGGACCAAGAAGGACAAGCTCGCCTTCGAGCGCGAGATGCTCGGGCTCTACGTGTCCGATCACCCGCTGGCGGGGCTCGAGGTGCCGCTGGCGAAGCACGCCTCCACCAGCATCCATGATCTGCTCGTGAACGAGGACCTGCAGGACGGCGACCAGGTCACCGTGGCCGGGCTCGTGACCAGCGTGCAGCACCGCGTCGCCAAGCAGAGCGGCAATCCGTACGGCATGATCACCGTCGAGGACTTCGACGGCGAGGTCACGATCATGTTCATGGGCAAGACCTACCTCGAGTTCCAGTCGATGCTCCAGGCCGACTCGATCCTCGTCGTGCGCGGGCGCGTGTCCCGTCGCGAAGACGGGCTCAACCTGCACGCGCAGTCCGCGTTCTCGCCCGACCTGGGAGCGATGGATGCCGCGGGCCCGCTCGTGCTGCTGGTGCCGGAGCACCGCGCGACCGAGGCGATCGTGGGGGAGCTGGCGGGGGTGCTCGAACGCCATCGCGGCGACACCGAGGTCACGCTCCGCCTCTACAAGGGATCGACCGCGAAGGTGTTCGAGGTGCCGATGCCGGTCTCCGTGAGCGCGGATCTCTACGGGGAGCTCAAGGGTCTGCTGGGTCCGCAGTGCCTCGGGTGA
- a CDS encoding DivIVA domain-containing protein yields MTSTRPARLGLRHSRNARLCFAGTTAGDGGTAPGIGHRPPERGIHHGIVPDDVVTKQFQHVRFKEGFDPDEVDDFLDEIVVEWRKALAENEELKAKLAAYESGAAQPAAAPVAEAPAPAPTPAPALMGAPDGSAPSAASAGIIELAQRLHDEHVAEGRAQRDQLIADAKAQAATIVTDAETRGREELAKLERERTGLESRISELRQFERDYRAQLRSYIEGKLRDLETTATTSGATPVSAIGL; encoded by the coding sequence ATGACGTCGACGCGCCCAGCGCGTCTCGGGCTTCGACACTCTCGGAACGCCCGACTATGCTTTGCTGGTACGACCGCCGGCGACGGCGGAACGGCCCCCGGCATCGGCCATCGACCGCCCGAAAGAGGAATTCACCATGGCATTGTCCCCGATGACGTCGTCACCAAGCAGTTCCAGCACGTCCGCTTCAAGGAGGGCTTCGACCCCGACGAGGTCGACGACTTCCTGGACGAGATCGTCGTCGAGTGGCGCAAGGCCCTTGCCGAGAACGAGGAGCTGAAGGCGAAGCTCGCGGCCTACGAGTCGGGCGCCGCACAGCCCGCCGCCGCTCCGGTCGCCGAGGCCCCGGCTCCCGCCCCCACCCCCGCGCCGGCGCTCATGGGCGCCCCCGACGGCAGCGCGCCCAGCGCCGCCAGCGCCGGGATCATCGAGCTCGCGCAGCGCCTGCACGACGAGCACGTCGCCGAGGGGCGCGCCCAGCGCGACCAGCTGATCGCCGACGCCAAGGCGCAGGCCGCCACGATCGTCACCGACGCCGAGACCCGCGGCCGTGAGGAGCTCGCCAAGCTCGAGCGCGAGCGCACCGGGCTGGAGTCCCGCATCTCCGAGCTCCGCCAGTTCGAGCGCGACTACCGCGCGCAGCTGCGCAGCTACATCGAGGGCAAGCTGCGCGACCTCGAGACGACGGCCACGACGTCGGGCGCCACGCCCGTCTCGGCCATCGGCCTCTAG
- a CDS encoding NUDIX hydrolase, with protein MPIPDFIVDLRRKIGTDPLSLAGVTAVVVRDGQVLLGRRSDNGWLTPITGIVDPGEEPADAAVRETAEEAGVVCRVEHLAWVHQIPRIVYANGDQADYLDLTFRCAWVSGDPYPVDGEMTEVGWYDPTALPEMNADMRRRVDAALSASGPARFEGGA; from the coding sequence ATGCCGATCCCCGACTTCATCGTCGATCTCCGCCGCAAGATCGGCACCGATCCGCTCTCGCTGGCCGGCGTGACGGCCGTGGTCGTGCGCGACGGGCAGGTGCTGCTCGGCCGCCGCAGCGACAACGGGTGGCTCACGCCCATCACCGGCATCGTCGATCCCGGCGAGGAGCCTGCCGACGCCGCGGTGCGTGAGACCGCCGAAGAAGCCGGCGTGGTGTGCCGCGTCGAACACCTCGCGTGGGTGCATCAGATCCCCCGGATCGTGTACGCGAACGGCGATCAGGCCGACTACCTCGACCTCACGTTCCGATGCGCGTGGGTCTCGGGCGATCCGTACCCCGTCGACGGCGAGATGACGGAGGTCGGCTGGTACGACCCGACCGCGCTTCCCGAGATGAACGCCGACATGCGGCGCCGGGTGGATGCCGCGCTGTCCGCCTCCGGACCCGCGCGGTTCGAGGGCGGGGCCTGA
- a CDS encoding YggT family protein has protein sequence MGVIQVIAAILNFALLVYVFVLLARLILEWVPIFNREWRPRGAGLVAAEVVYTVTDPPIRLFRRFIPPLRVGPVAIDFGFALTMLLCFILLSITGALAR, from the coding sequence GTGGGAGTGATTCAGGTCATCGCGGCGATACTCAACTTCGCGCTTCTCGTCTACGTCTTCGTGCTGCTCGCACGGCTCATCCTCGAATGGGTGCCCATCTTCAACCGGGAATGGCGGCCGCGCGGCGCCGGACTCGTCGCCGCGGAGGTGGTCTACACGGTCACCGACCCGCCCATCCGGCTCTTCCGGCGGTTCATCCCGCCCCTGCGCGTCGGGCCTGTCGCCATCGACTTCGGCTTCGCGCTCACGATGCTCCTGTGCTTCATCCTCCTGAGCATCACGGGTGCGCTGGCGCGCTGA
- a CDS encoding DUF3043 domain-containing protein, with protein MAKTPAAPAPKDASADAPTDAALAGKGRATPSRAEQEAARKRPLVPDTKEAKARARADLAAKREKARVGMANGDPRYLPARDQGPQRKFARDFVDSGWHLGEAVMPAMVVVILATFIPVVAVQYWSFVALWIFIFFVIGDMVLTSIRVKQATKARFGADKIEKGLGWYAAMRTIQMRFLRLPKPQVKRGQHP; from the coding sequence GTGGCCAAGACACCCGCAGCCCCCGCCCCGAAGGACGCGTCCGCCGACGCTCCGACCGACGCCGCACTGGCCGGCAAGGGCCGCGCGACCCCTTCCCGCGCCGAGCAGGAGGCCGCCCGCAAGCGACCGCTCGTGCCCGACACCAAGGAGGCAAAGGCCCGCGCCCGCGCGGACCTCGCCGCCAAGCGGGAGAAGGCCCGCGTGGGCATGGCCAACGGCGACCCCCGCTATCTGCCCGCCCGCGATCAGGGGCCGCAGCGCAAGTTCGCCCGTGACTTCGTGGACTCCGGCTGGCACCTGGGCGAGGCGGTCATGCCGGCCATGGTCGTCGTGATCCTGGCGACCTTCATCCCGGTCGTGGCCGTGCAGTACTGGTCCTTCGTCGCCCTCTGGATCTTCATCTTCTTCGTCATCGGCGACATGGTGCTCACCTCGATCCGCGTCAAGCAGGCCACCAAGGCCCGCTTCGGCGCCGACAAGATCGAGAAGGGCCTCGGCTGGTACGCCGCGATGCGCACGATCCAGATGCGGTTCCTCCGCCTCCCCAAGCCTCAGGTCAAGCGCGGACAGCACCCCTGA
- the nrdR gene encoding transcriptional regulator NrdR, with protein sequence MHCPFCRHSDSRVIDSRTSDDGLSIRRRRQCPECGGRFSTIETASLNVIKRSGVIEPFSRDKVMSGVRKACQGRPVTEADLAVLAQTVEEAVRQTGASQIDTNEIGLAILGPLRELDEVAYLRFASVYQAFESLEDFEASIAQLRADHADRAAETGPGAH encoded by the coding sequence ATGCACTGCCCGTTCTGCCGCCACTCCGATTCCCGCGTGATCGATTCGCGCACCAGCGACGACGGCCTCAGCATCCGCCGCCGGCGCCAGTGCCCCGAGTGCGGAGGGCGCTTCTCGACGATCGAGACGGCCAGCCTGAACGTCATCAAGCGGTCCGGAGTCATCGAGCCGTTCAGCCGGGACAAGGTCATGTCCGGCGTCCGCAAGGCGTGCCAGGGCCGCCCGGTGACCGAGGCGGATCTGGCCGTGCTCGCCCAGACCGTCGAGGAGGCCGTGCGCCAGACGGGGGCGTCGCAGATCGACACGAACGAGATCGGCCTGGCGATCCTCGGACCGCTGCGCGAGCTCGACGAGGTGGCGTACCTCCGCTTCGCGAGCGTGTACCAGGCCTTCGAGTCGCTCGAGGACTTCGAGGCGTCGATCGCGCAGCTGCGCGCCGACCACGCGGACCGCGCAGCCGAGACGGGTCCCGGCGCGCACTAA